From Anaeromicrobium sediminis, a single genomic window includes:
- a CDS encoding class II fructose-1,6-bisphosphate aldolase, whose protein sequence is MLVSGKSILQHAHENGYAVGAFNVNNMEQVQAIIGAAEETQSPVIIQASQGGLKYAGVEIISAMAKTLAENTTVPVAIHLDHGTDFTQIMKCLRNGFTSVMIDASHYELDENIRRTKQIVEMAKAVGVSVEAELGKIGGVEDDIAVDEKDATYTDPDEAAKFVSETEVDYLAIAVGTAHGPYKGEPKLDFDRIKVIKERLNMPLVLHGSSGVPEESIRKAVSLGINKINIDTDIRQAFHRAVKKFVAENPDVYDPRKIVGPARDAMKEVIKTKMEMFGSTGKAWR, encoded by the coding sequence ATGTTAGTATCAGGAAAATCTATACTTCAGCATGCACACGAAAATGGATATGCTGTAGGAGCATTTAACGTAAATAACATGGAACAAGTTCAGGCAATTATTGGAGCTGCAGAAGAAACTCAATCTCCAGTAATTATTCAAGCAAGTCAAGGTGGACTTAAGTATGCAGGTGTTGAGATAATTTCTGCAATGGCTAAGACTCTTGCTGAAAACACTACAGTACCAGTGGCTATTCACTTAGACCATGGAACTGACTTTACTCAAATTATGAAGTGTCTAAGAAATGGATTTACTTCTGTTATGATCGATGCTTCTCACTATGAATTAGATGAAAACATCAGAAGAACTAAGCAAATCGTTGAAATGGCTAAAGCTGTTGGAGTTTCTGTAGAAGCAGAACTTGGAAAAATCGGTGGAGTAGAAGATGATATTGCTGTAGACGAAAAGGATGCTACATACACAGATCCAGATGAGGCTGCTAAGTTTGTTTCTGAAACTGAAGTTGACTATTTAGCAATCGCTGTAGGAACAGCTCATGGACCATACAAGGGAGAGCCAAAATTAGACTTTGATAGAATTAAAGTTATCAAAGAAAGATTAAATATGCCTCTAGTATTACACGGTTCATCTGGAGTTCCAGAAGAAAGTATTAGAAAAGCTGTATCTTTAGGAATCAACAAGATCAACATTGATACAGACATTAGACAAGCATTCCATAGAGCAGTTAAAAAATTCGTAGCTGAAAACCCAGATGTTTACGATCCAAGAAAGATTGTAGGACCTGCAAGAGACGCTATGAAAGAAGTAATCAAAACTAAAATGGAAATGTTCGGTTCAACTGGAAAAGCGTGGAGATAA
- a CDS encoding glucose-6-phosphate isomerase gives MKNITLDYSKSGIKAHETEYLKEQVKVAHKMLHEKTGPGNDFLGWVDYPVNYDKDEFERVKKAAEKIKNDSEVLIVVGIGGSYLGAKAAIEALSHSFYNMLSKEQRKTPEIYFAGNNISSTYLRHLLQVIENKDVSVNVISKSGTTTEPAIAFRVLKKYMEEKYGKEEAKNRIYATTDSTKGALRQLATGEGYETFVIPDDVGGRFSIFTPVGMLPIAAAGIDIEKMMEGAKAAREEYNNDNLDENYCYQYAVVRNALHRAGKDIELLVNYEPSLHYVSEWWKQLYGESEGKDNKGIFPASVDFSADLHSMGQYIQDGKRHLFETVLNVETPELEMEVEANEENLDGLNYLAGKTIDFVNKKAFEGTLLAHLDGGVPNIIINIPEMSEYYFGKLIYFFEKACGLSGYILGVNPFDQPGVESYKKNMFALLGKPGFEDLREELLKRI, from the coding sequence ATGAAAAATATAACTCTAGATTATTCTAAATCAGGTATTAAAGCACATGAAACAGAGTATTTAAAAGAGCAAGTAAAGGTAGCTCATAAAATGCTTCATGAAAAAACTGGTCCAGGAAATGACTTCTTAGGATGGGTTGATTATCCAGTTAACTATGATAAAGATGAGTTCGAAAGAGTTAAAAAGGCAGCTGAGAAGATTAAAAATGATTCTGAGGTATTAATTGTAGTTGGAATCGGTGGATCTTATTTAGGAGCAAAAGCTGCTATAGAAGCCTTATCCCACTCTTTTTATAATATGCTTTCAAAAGAACAAAGAAAAACTCCAGAAATTTATTTTGCTGGAAACAATATAAGTTCTACTTATTTAAGACACCTTTTACAGGTAATAGAAAATAAGGACGTTAGTGTTAATGTGATCTCCAAATCTGGAACTACTACAGAACCGGCTATTGCATTTAGAGTTCTTAAAAAGTATATGGAAGAAAAGTACGGAAAAGAAGAAGCTAAAAATAGAATTTATGCTACAACAGATAGCACTAAGGGAGCACTTAGACAATTAGCTACTGGGGAAGGTTATGAGACCTTCGTAATTCCAGACGATGTAGGTGGAAGATTTTCCATATTTACACCAGTAGGAATGTTACCTATTGCAGCTGCTGGAATTGACATTGAGAAAATGATGGAAGGTGCTAAGGCCGCAAGGGAAGAGTATAATAATGATAATTTAGATGAAAACTATTGTTATCAATATGCAGTTGTTAGAAATGCCCTTCACAGAGCTGGTAAAGACATAGAGTTACTAGTTAACTATGAACCATCTCTTCACTATGTTTCTGAATGGTGGAAGCAATTATATGGTGAAAGTGAAGGAAAGGATAACAAGGGCATATTCCCAGCATCAGTAGACTTTTCAGCAGATTTACATTCTATGGGTCAATATATTCAAGATGGAAAAAGACATTTATTCGAAACCGTATTGAATGTAGAAACTCCAGAGCTTGAGATGGAAGTTGAAGCTAATGAAGAAAACTTAGATGGCCTAAACTATCTAGCAGGTAAGACTATAGACTTTGTGAACAAGAAAGCCTTTGAGGGAACATTACTTGCCCACTTAGATGGTGGAGTACCAAATATTATAATTAATATACCTGAAATGAGTGAATACTATTTTGGTAAATTAATCTACTTCTTTGAAAAGGCCTGTGGATTAAGTGGATACATATTAGGTGTAAATCCATTCGATCAGCCAGGAGTAGAAAGCTATAAGAAAAACATGTTTGCATTACTTGGTAAGCCAGGTTTTGAAGACTTAAGAGAAGAATTATTAAAGAGAATATAA